The Halobacterium sp. CBA1132 genome has a segment encoding these proteins:
- a CDS encoding PGF-CTERM sorting domain-containing protein — MRRAALAALLALALVASATPVAAHGNHVEVDSQHSADGTVVVEAVRPLTDGFVVLHRATDDGDIGAPVGHTRVDFEDAFQQNVPVEMDADVWADWPANGSLWVVFHADRNQNGEFDPGVDERASAFGASTGQSVTLEKSDEPASVVAERAQAQQTATATATVDSVVLPEDGFVVLRTDSGTDGRVVGTKALTAGATENVSVDIDPSVFSENQSTVGLYAQLYTDNGDGEFSANDSLVRAGDSPVSTYFLVWQVDEVSTPSEPVVRTPTSDDGVVTPTATATDAEDATTGESGSAVPGFGVVVALVALTLAALARR; from the coding sequence ATGCGTCGCGCCGCCCTCGCCGCCCTCCTCGCGCTCGCACTCGTGGCGTCCGCCACACCCGTCGCAGCGCACGGCAACCACGTCGAGGTCGACAGCCAGCACTCAGCGGACGGCACCGTCGTCGTGGAGGCCGTCCGCCCGCTCACGGACGGCTTCGTCGTCCTCCACCGCGCGACCGACGACGGCGACATCGGCGCCCCTGTCGGCCACACGCGGGTCGACTTCGAGGACGCCTTCCAACAGAACGTGCCCGTCGAGATGGACGCCGACGTGTGGGCCGACTGGCCAGCGAACGGGTCGCTGTGGGTGGTTTTCCACGCGGACCGCAACCAGAACGGCGAGTTCGACCCCGGCGTGGACGAGCGCGCGTCGGCGTTCGGCGCGTCGACCGGCCAGTCGGTGACACTCGAAAAGAGCGACGAACCGGCGAGCGTGGTCGCCGAGCGCGCGCAAGCCCAGCAGACAGCCACCGCGACTGCGACCGTCGACAGCGTCGTCCTCCCTGAGGACGGATTCGTCGTGCTCCGCACCGACTCGGGGACGGACGGCCGCGTCGTCGGCACGAAGGCGCTCACTGCGGGCGCCACCGAGAACGTCAGCGTCGACATCGACCCTTCGGTCTTCTCGGAGAACCAATCCACGGTCGGCCTCTACGCGCAACTGTACACTGACAACGGTGACGGCGAATTCTCCGCGAACGATTCGCTCGTGCGCGCCGGCGACAGCCCCGTGAGCACGTACTTCCTCGTCTGGCAGGTCGACGAGGTGTCGACGCCGAGCGAGCCGGTCGTCCGCACGCCCACGAGCGACGACGGCGTGGTCACGCCCACCGCGACCGCCACAGACGCCGAGGACGCGACCACCGGCGAGTCCGGTTCGGCGGTCCCCGGCTTCGGCGTCGTCGTCGCGCTCGTCGCCCTCACGCTCGCCGCGCTCGCCCGGCGGTAG
- a CDS encoding putative quinol monooxygenase — protein MIVLHATFPIDPQRREDALELADHLVDESNQEDGVVDYRAAVDVQDENLIRFFEQYEDEAAVEAHENSDHFQRFEAQLPELLAGEPEVLRFDVSDATELEL, from the coding sequence ATGATTGTACTCCACGCGACGTTCCCCATCGACCCGCAGCGACGCGAGGACGCGCTCGAACTCGCGGACCACCTCGTCGATGAGTCGAATCAGGAGGACGGCGTCGTCGACTACCGAGCGGCCGTCGACGTGCAGGACGAGAACCTGATTCGGTTCTTCGAGCAGTACGAGGACGAGGCCGCCGTAGAGGCCCACGAGAACAGCGACCACTTCCAGCGCTTCGAGGCCCAGCTCCCCGAGTTGCTCGCCGGCGAACCCGAAGTCCTGCGCTTCGACGTCAGCGACGCCACCGAACTCGAACTGTAG
- a CDS encoding ABC transporter permease has translation MSDESQQRASGNGFAQDTWINLKRWALKTTRNPFVMTVSLLNPIIFLVLFTEVFGQITGGAISQSLGMDASYITYLVPAIVVQTSLIAATTSGIGLVEDIESGMFEKVLVSPMHRGAVFLGKSLSEVLRIVVQTSIILVLGYVLLYVDTGASVTEYVATGWLGALGIVAVGIVFSVWFTAFSNVMALLTRDQESTIIAVNLLQFPLLFLSSAFLPLDILPGWVQTVAALNPITYGVDAARALMFGQDVMTVVEVTSFGGMWDTLVPALAVLAALDLVLGAVAVHFLNRASSSKVQ, from the coding sequence ATGAGCGACGAGAGCCAGCAGCGGGCGTCCGGCAACGGGTTCGCGCAGGACACGTGGATAAACCTCAAGCGGTGGGCGCTGAAGACGACGCGCAACCCGTTTGTGATGACTGTGTCGCTGTTGAACCCCATCATCTTCCTCGTGTTGTTCACGGAGGTGTTCGGGCAGATTACGGGCGGCGCCATCAGTCAGAGCCTCGGCATGGACGCCAGCTACATCACGTACCTCGTGCCCGCTATCGTCGTGCAGACGTCGCTCATCGCGGCGACGACGTCGGGCATCGGTCTCGTCGAGGACATCGAGAGCGGGATGTTCGAGAAGGTGCTCGTGTCGCCGATGCACCGCGGCGCGGTGTTCCTCGGGAAGTCGCTCTCGGAGGTGCTGCGCATCGTCGTGCAGACGTCGATAATCCTCGTTCTGGGCTACGTCCTCCTCTACGTGGACACGGGCGCCTCCGTCACCGAGTACGTCGCGACCGGCTGGCTGGGCGCGCTCGGCATCGTCGCCGTCGGCATCGTGTTCTCCGTGTGGTTCACGGCGTTCTCGAACGTGATGGCGCTGCTGACCCGCGACCAGGAGTCGACGATTATCGCGGTGAACCTCCTGCAGTTCCCGCTGTTGTTCCTGTCGAGCGCGTTCCTCCCGCTCGACATCCTCCCGGGCTGGGTGCAGACGGTCGCCGCGCTCAACCCCATCACGTACGGCGTCGACGCGGCGCGCGCGCTGATGTTCGGGCAGGACGTGATGACCGTCGTCGAGGTCACGAGCTTCGGCGGGATGTGGGACACGCTCGTCCCGGCGCTCGCCGTGCTGGCGGCCCTCGACCTCGTGCTGGGCGCGGTCGCGGTCCACTTCCTGAATCGCGCGTCCAGTTCGAAAGTCCAGTAG
- a CDS encoding ABC transporter ATP-binding protein — translation MNAIDAQHVKLTYADGTEAVRDVSMEIPEGEFFGFLGANGAGKTTTIKVLVTLLQPSDGTVTVNGHDVETEPRAVRESIGYMAQETSIDPELTARENVRFACEAYGVSADGRRERIDELLDLVDLADVADKQAKDFSGGMKKRLDVATALVHEPPIVFLDEPTTGLDPKARNRLWEYFERINDRGTTVFLTTQYLEEADQLCDRLSVIRDGEIVASGSPDELKSRVGGAVLDIEFEDADSETLERAREVAADADLFEDAEVEVTDDALSVRSASARRNGTDLLVALDEAGFAVTGFNVRDPTLDDVFLAITGEGLDEDDAPAAEVAE, via the coding sequence GTGAACGCAATCGACGCCCAGCACGTGAAACTGACGTACGCGGACGGGACCGAAGCCGTCCGCGACGTCTCCATGGAGATTCCGGAGGGCGAGTTCTTCGGGTTCCTCGGCGCGAACGGCGCGGGGAAGACCACGACAATCAAGGTACTCGTGACGCTCCTCCAGCCGAGTGACGGCACGGTCACCGTCAACGGCCACGACGTCGAAACCGAGCCCCGTGCAGTCCGGGAGTCCATCGGCTACATGGCCCAGGAGACGAGCATCGACCCCGAACTCACCGCCCGCGAGAACGTCCGGTTCGCCTGCGAGGCGTACGGCGTCTCCGCAGACGGCCGCCGCGAGCGAATCGACGAACTGCTGGACCTCGTGGACCTCGCGGACGTCGCAGATAAGCAGGCCAAGGACTTCTCCGGCGGGATGAAGAAGCGCCTCGACGTCGCGACGGCGCTCGTCCACGAACCGCCAATCGTCTTCCTCGACGAGCCGACCACGGGTTTGGACCCGAAGGCGCGCAACCGCCTCTGGGAGTACTTCGAGCGCATCAACGACCGAGGCACGACCGTCTTCCTCACGACCCAGTACCTCGAAGAAGCCGACCAGCTCTGCGACCGCCTCAGCGTCATCCGCGACGGGGAAATTGTCGCGTCCGGGTCGCCGGACGAACTGAAGTCCCGCGTCGGCGGCGCCGTCCTCGACATCGAGTTCGAGGACGCCGACAGCGAGACGCTCGAACGCGCTCGGGAGGTCGCCGCGGACGCGGACCTCTTCGAAGACGCGGAGGTCGAAGTCACCGACGACGCGCTCAGCGTCCGGTCCGCGTCCGCCCGACGCAACGGGACAGACCTGCTCGTCGCGCTCGACGAAGCGGGCTTCGCAGTCACCGGGTTCAACGTCCGCGACCCGACCCTCGACGACGTCTTCCTCGCAATTACCGGCGAGGGCCTCGACGAAGACGACGCGCCCGCTGCGGAGGTGGCCGAATGA
- a CDS encoding tyrosine-type recombinase/integrase — translation MSERAADTGRSHDTDDPIEYFLEDMAYHGKSERTREAYGRVLRQFEAFLAESGVSPADADRRDCLAWVHELRGDHADSTVATYASYLNRFYGYMTQVGEFDGNPMTLVTQEMDEAIDTDPTRREVSIEGMRSFVAGITHPLERAVVLALLKTGLRVGELCNLDVRDLSLAAPEVEAVYDLGTRAQLDGRPNTLFVDPDVSRGAVTNGEERTASNKRKRATLVPVDEELKAALVRWLAIRPDTPSPAEPLFASTRDAWGQRLTPEMVRSFVREHAERAGWYRSGADAAENVTPHYFRHFFTTHLRDRTGDRGVVKYLRGDVADDVIDTYTHNWGDRVREVYLANVYSLTYRSNGS, via the coding sequence ATGAGCGAGCGCGCCGCCGACACCGGCCGGAGCCACGACACCGACGACCCCATCGAGTACTTCCTCGAAGACATGGCCTACCACGGGAAGTCCGAGCGCACGCGAGAGGCCTACGGTCGCGTCCTCCGGCAGTTCGAGGCGTTTCTCGCCGAGTCGGGCGTGTCGCCGGCCGACGCTGACCGCCGTGACTGTCTGGCGTGGGTGCACGAACTCCGCGGCGACCACGCGGACAGCACGGTCGCGACGTACGCTTCCTACCTCAACCGATTCTACGGGTACATGACCCAAGTCGGGGAGTTCGACGGGAACCCGATGACGCTGGTCACCCAGGAGATGGACGAAGCCATCGACACCGACCCGACCCGCCGGGAGGTCTCAATCGAGGGAATGCGGTCGTTCGTGGCCGGTATCACGCACCCGCTGGAGCGCGCGGTCGTCCTCGCGCTGTTGAAGACGGGACTGCGCGTCGGTGAACTCTGTAATCTCGACGTTCGCGACCTCTCACTGGCCGCGCCCGAAGTCGAGGCCGTTTACGACCTCGGAACGCGCGCGCAACTGGACGGCCGTCCGAACACGCTGTTCGTCGACCCGGACGTGAGCCGCGGCGCGGTGACGAACGGCGAGGAGCGGACGGCGTCGAACAAGCGCAAGCGTGCGACACTCGTGCCCGTCGACGAAGAGCTGAAGGCCGCACTCGTTCGCTGGCTGGCGATACGCCCGGATACGCCGTCGCCGGCGGAGCCGCTGTTCGCGAGCACGCGGGACGCGTGGGGGCAACGGCTCACGCCGGAGATGGTGCGGTCGTTCGTCCGCGAGCACGCCGAGCGCGCGGGCTGGTACCGCAGCGGCGCGGACGCCGCCGAGAACGTCACGCCCCACTACTTCCGGCACTTCTTCACGACGCACCTCCGGGACCGCACCGGCGACCGCGGCGTCGTGAAGTACCTCCGCGGCGACGTCGCCGACGACGTCATCGACACGTACACCCACAACTGGGGCGACAGAGTGCGCGAGGTCTACCTCGCGAACGTGTACTCGCTGACCTACCGTTCGAACGGCAGCTAG
- a CDS encoding DUF5805 domain-containing protein produces the protein MAGDDRAVVKTYVPREQKSEWSEHADELDMSQSEYLRTMVQAGRSGFLDDREEGGSGDASPGGSDLEDRVLESVSAADVVSWDQLVSELSGDFEDRLDDAVQSLVERGAIRHDPRQGGYVRREDQ, from the coding sequence ATGGCTGGTGACGACCGCGCGGTCGTGAAGACGTACGTGCCCCGCGAGCAGAAATCCGAGTGGAGCGAGCACGCCGACGAACTGGACATGTCCCAGAGCGAGTACCTGCGGACGATGGTTCAGGCCGGGCGAAGCGGCTTCCTCGACGACCGCGAGGAGGGCGGTTCTGGGGACGCTTCCCCTGGGGGTAGTGACCTCGAAGACCGGGTCCTCGAATCGGTGTCTGCGGCGGACGTCGTGTCGTGGGACCAACTGGTCTCGGAGCTCTCGGGGGACTTCGAGGACCGCCTCGACGACGCGGTGCAGTCGCTGGTCGAGCGAGGGGCGATTCGCCACGACCCGCGGCAGGGCGGCTACGTCCGCCGGGAGGACCAATGA
- a CDS encoding PadR family transcriptional regulator codes for MNPETYQRSERAVYNVAQTHLNEFEAERVDLYPEDTDDGQRLVADGGVDTAVWYDELNAFQRDVLRGIRAIEQRPEDQSGLNIKRELETWYNAEINHGRLYPNLDILANKGLVEKGKLDNRTNKYELSDEGRRLLEATVALDTQLVTESTLAPRAGGDD; via the coding sequence ATGAATCCTGAAACCTACCAGCGCAGCGAGCGCGCTGTCTACAACGTCGCGCAGACGCACCTGAACGAATTCGAAGCCGAACGCGTCGACCTCTACCCAGAGGACACCGACGACGGCCAGCGCCTAGTGGCCGACGGTGGCGTCGACACCGCCGTCTGGTACGACGAACTCAACGCGTTCCAGCGCGACGTCCTCCGCGGTATCCGCGCTATCGAGCAGCGCCCCGAAGACCAGTCCGGCCTCAACATCAAGCGCGAACTCGAAACGTGGTACAACGCCGAAATTAACCACGGCCGCCTGTACCCGAACCTCGACATCCTCGCGAACAAGGGCCTCGTCGAGAAGGGGAAGCTGGACAACCGCACGAACAAGTACGAACTCAGCGACGAGGGGCGGCGACTGCTCGAGGCGACCGTCGCGCTCGACACGCAGCTCGTCACCGAGAGCACGCTCGCGCCACGCGCCGGAGGTGACGACTGA
- a CDS encoding winged helix-turn-helix transcriptional regulator: MAGRPPDTTDREILAIFADSDEPILSTVEVSEVLSYSQGGTYKRLDALEDAGLLASKNLGNANAWWLTDAGRDFLQSDEDMISNWNGKET, translated from the coding sequence ATGGCCGGCCGTCCACCCGACACAACAGACCGCGAAATTCTCGCCATCTTCGCGGATTCTGACGAGCCAATTCTCTCTACCGTCGAAGTATCTGAGGTGCTTTCCTACAGTCAGGGTGGCACCTACAAACGCCTCGACGCTCTCGAAGACGCCGGCTTGCTCGCCTCGAAGAACCTCGGAAACGCGAACGCTTGGTGGCTGACTGACGCCGGTAGGGACTTTTTGCAGAGCGACGAAGACATGATTTCTAATTGGAACGGAAAAGAGACGTAG
- a CDS encoding AbrB/MazE/SpoVT family DNA-binding domain-containing protein, which translates to MSHPEGKPDGRTIFDIVSNGYNRKVTELGTGTLGVSIPKDIVDDKDIEKSDEVVVREHDDNDRVVELHFGSEDNE; encoded by the coding sequence ATGTCACACCCAGAGGGGAAACCGGACGGGCGCACGATATTCGATATCGTCTCCAACGGCTACAACCGCAAAGTAACAGAGCTTGGAACCGGGACGCTCGGCGTCAGTATCCCGAAGGATATCGTCGACGACAAAGATATCGAAAAAAGCGACGAGGTCGTCGTGCGTGAACACGACGATAACGATCGGGTCGTTGAACTCCACTTTGGAAGCGAGGATAATGAGTAG
- a CDS encoding transposase, protein MPDSQPVPPKALRERPGPQTRDSREPDPDPNEVIATYVAKYGRGVLRHQDHYDGTSQYNPTHVVYAHTYRIIHAHIDSFHDLESHLTANPEVATKLGFDSVPDHTTLSYAWKNRFSQRFRDTITEQAHDITARLDANSLPEVDPLLALDVEDRPLVSDAEKNRAYQRVEGILEDIVDFERADNTLVDADSLTEFAGYLARRNTFAEQGAERFWIEEASDDADVFSPETFRRAVRNKERDQVVVDGDTEWVKPRADPRREEYASDRDLQREAFDWSVDLTADYGGTEDWHSTLEEGIDRLVAQLDEEGLLDESVPICIDGSIRNWHKHPNGADQRPDGVYREEYFETDYGWKDISANAIINGRSVVLANVSMVPGDKTFKAVKYLINRCRDLVDIECVYADAAFATTQITRYINHIGEDYVIKKPHTSAVQDELEEFTGRADWTEYTMRTGTGAQRGIRESSTTLFGVEKRGQIGVKRGETMHDEHSQSGLDDFDVQSEGQTTLEDHKPAEDIEYAAFITNKEIESVGIDPDENPVAHSPENTVWGVAEGYRQRWSIETAFRQVKYQFLARTTSRDLGVRRFYWMLAMMLYDSWAVMNLLVQEWSDDYREDRPPVRAKVFLEALARRDQPPPD, encoded by the coding sequence GTGCCCGACTCGCAACCCGTCCCGCCGAAAGCCCTCCGGGAACGACCCGGGCCGCAGACGCGGGACTCTCGCGAGCCGGACCCCGACCCCAACGAAGTTATCGCCACCTACGTCGCCAAGTACGGACGGGGCGTACTGCGGCATCAGGACCACTACGACGGCACCTCGCAGTACAATCCGACGCACGTCGTCTACGCGCACACCTACCGCATCATCCACGCCCACATCGACTCCTTCCACGACCTCGAAAGCCACCTCACCGCAAACCCCGAGGTCGCCACCAAACTCGGCTTCGACTCCGTTCCCGACCACACCACGCTCTCGTACGCGTGGAAGAACCGCTTCTCACAGCGATTCCGAGACACAATCACCGAGCAAGCGCACGACATCACCGCCCGCCTCGACGCGAACTCGCTGCCCGAGGTGGACCCGCTGCTCGCCCTCGACGTCGAAGACCGACCGCTCGTCTCCGACGCCGAAAAGAATCGGGCGTACCAGCGCGTCGAAGGCATCCTCGAAGACATCGTAGACTTCGAGCGCGCCGACAACACGCTGGTAGACGCCGATTCTCTCACCGAGTTCGCGGGCTATCTCGCCCGGCGAAACACGTTTGCCGAGCAGGGCGCGGAACGCTTCTGGATTGAGGAAGCCAGCGACGACGCAGACGTATTCTCGCCGGAAACGTTCCGGCGGGCGGTCAGGAACAAGGAGCGCGACCAAGTGGTCGTAGACGGTGACACGGAGTGGGTGAAGCCGCGAGCGGACCCACGCCGCGAAGAGTACGCCAGCGACCGCGACCTCCAACGCGAAGCCTTCGACTGGAGCGTAGACCTCACCGCCGACTACGGTGGCACCGAGGACTGGCACTCCACGCTGGAGGAAGGCATCGACCGCCTCGTTGCGCAGCTCGACGAGGAAGGTCTCCTCGACGAGTCGGTCCCGATCTGCATCGACGGCAGCATTCGGAACTGGCACAAGCACCCGAACGGCGCAGACCAGCGGCCTGACGGTGTCTACCGCGAGGAATACTTCGAGACGGACTACGGCTGGAAGGACATCTCCGCGAACGCCATCATCAACGGCCGCAGCGTGGTGCTGGCGAACGTGTCGATGGTACCCGGCGATAAGACCTTCAAGGCCGTGAAGTACCTCATCAACCGCTGCCGCGACCTCGTTGACATCGAGTGCGTGTACGCGGACGCGGCGTTTGCGACGACGCAGATTACGCGGTACATCAACCACATCGGCGAGGACTACGTCATCAAGAAGCCGCACACCTCCGCCGTACAGGACGAACTGGAGGAGTTCACGGGGCGCGCGGACTGGACGGAGTACACGATGCGGACCGGGACCGGCGCGCAACGCGGCATCCGGGAGTCCAGCACCACGCTGTTTGGCGTCGAGAAGCGCGGGCAGATTGGTGTGAAGCGAGGTGAGACGATGCACGACGAACACTCGCAGTCCGGCCTCGACGATTTCGACGTCCAGTCGGAGGGCCAGACGACGCTGGAAGACCACAAGCCGGCCGAAGACATCGAGTACGCGGCCTTCATCACGAACAAGGAGATTGAGAGCGTGGGTATCGACCCGGACGAGAATCCGGTCGCGCACAGCCCGGAGAACACCGTCTGGGGCGTCGCCGAAGGCTACCGCCAGCGCTGGTCGATTGAGACGGCGTTTCGGCAGGTGAAATACCAGTTCTTGGCTCGCACCACGAGTCGAGACCTCGGCGTACGGCGGTTCTATTGGATGCTTGCGATGATGTTGTACGACTCGTGGGCGGTGATGAATCTGCTCGTGCAAGAGTGGAGCGACGACTATCGTGAGGACCGGCCGCCGGTACGAGCGAAGGTGTTCTTGGAAGCGCTGGCTCGGCGCGACCAGCCGCCGCCCGACTAA
- a CDS encoding helix-turn-helix domain-containing protein, translating to MNTEATDVSITVTHELNRADKRILRALEDGVRNPSWLADELEYSRQYVHQRLQLLVAAEYVENLGHGLYELNELPDDLE from the coding sequence GTGAATACTGAGGCGACAGACGTGTCTATCACCGTGACCCACGAACTGAATCGGGCGGACAAGCGAATCCTCCGCGCCCTAGAGGATGGCGTCCGCAACCCGAGTTGGTTGGCCGACGAGCTGGAGTACAGTCGCCAGTACGTTCACCAACGCCTCCAGTTGCTCGTCGCTGCCGAGTACGTCGAGAATCTCGGCCACGGTCTCTACGAACTCAACGAACTGCCCGACGATTTAGAATAG
- a CDS encoding recombinase family protein, translating into MSSTAYYVRVSTDKQDPDRQVEEIREYLDVPLDDVQAYADIASGAKDNREDFQALWSAVEAGEVDRVVAYEMSRLSRRLSTAAEFMETCAEHGVALETINDMFPNLRGGGEDDIWDELMAKFSAWMMEFEREMTRERVRSGVQNAIDAGKWVGRPPYGFETDDEGYLRVQPDEYIRMQLAIEEALFGEQSVNAVADEYRVPGSTLNRAVSDDDRRRLYLYGESEDERLGVAVDEADVDAEATVSELEERLSDLEAQIDD; encoded by the coding sequence ATGAGTAGCACCGCCTACTACGTTCGCGTCAGCACGGACAAGCAGGACCCGGACCGGCAGGTCGAAGAGATTCGGGAGTACCTGGACGTCCCGCTCGACGACGTGCAGGCGTACGCGGACATCGCGAGCGGCGCGAAGGACAACCGCGAGGACTTCCAGGCGCTCTGGAGTGCCGTCGAGGCCGGGGAGGTCGACCGCGTGGTCGCGTACGAGATGAGTCGGCTTTCGCGACGCCTGTCGACCGCAGCGGAGTTCATGGAGACGTGCGCCGAGCACGGCGTCGCGCTGGAAACCATCAACGACATGTTTCCGAACCTCCGCGGGGGCGGTGAAGACGATATCTGGGACGAACTGATGGCGAAGTTCTCGGCGTGGATGATGGAGTTCGAACGCGAGATGACGCGCGAGCGCGTCCGCAGCGGCGTCCAGAACGCCATCGACGCCGGCAAGTGGGTCGGCCGGCCGCCGTACGGTTTCGAGACCGACGACGAGGGCTACCTCCGTGTGCAGCCTGACGAGTACATCCGGATGCAGCTCGCCATCGAGGAAGCGCTGTTCGGAGAGCAGAGCGTGAACGCGGTCGCCGACGAGTACCGCGTCCCCGGCTCGACGCTGAACCGCGCGGTCAGCGACGACGACCGCCGCCGGCTCTATCTCTACGGCGAGTCAGAAGACGAACGCCTCGGCGTTGCCGTCGACGAGGCGGACGTCGACGCGGAAGCCACAGTCAGTGAACTCGAGGAACGACTGAGCGACCTGGAAGCGCAGATCGACGACTGA
- a CDS encoding minichromosome maintenance protein MCM: protein MSTPQSVSSAPPEVVESFEEFFRKYHDDREHGRLSVLEYANAHRDIDALEVDYDDLWAYDPDLAEDWLEHPAKIRDAAEEAVENHPAAGAISWSPNVHLTNLPDEEQREIGNFDAEHDHGTVRRIQGQLTKKTQVRPLFKTGVFECQRCGAVTEVPQGKQAFQEPHQCKSCERQGPFKLDAAASDKVNHQLVRVQMPPEKAAGGTGEHLDVQLEDEVVESAEVGDRVSVSARLSIGPPSDDSDGPLGEWRAEAEHLERQETDWEDIEVGEYEDEIKAIAESENPHEQIVGSLMPSHEGDEDIKLALALQMFSGVPKELPDGSRTRGDSHILLVGDPGTNKSGLVEYVTDIVPRGVYTSGKSASGAGLTAAAVRDEFGGGGWSIEGGAVVRAHKGVAGIDEFDKMEDDDRSSLFEALSKQQISVAKAGISATLPARTRVLAAANPSQGRFDPYAPISEQIDLDPAMVSRFDLIFIVTDEPDREDDAAIVNAMNEAAQVGAKLERDDTVSAEEREAVEPVIDEEVLKAYVAYARQNAIPVLTDEALERVEEFYVELRSQGVDEDDPVPVTARKVEAIHRLAEASARIRLSDDATVEDVERAISLVRSCLEDIGIDPETGDYDADMVETGQTTSQRKRMETVKSVIQSLEDEFKRGAPIEEVVLTCEEAQDLSQSKVEQTIEKLKREGQAYDTGEDHIRLA from the coding sequence ATGAGCACTCCCCAATCGGTTTCGTCAGCTCCCCCGGAAGTCGTAGAGTCCTTCGAGGAGTTCTTCCGCAAGTATCACGACGACCGTGAGCACGGTCGTCTCTCCGTTTTGGAGTACGCGAATGCTCATCGGGACATCGACGCGCTCGAGGTAGACTACGACGACCTGTGGGCGTACGATCCGGACTTGGCAGAAGACTGGTTGGAGCACCCCGCGAAGATTCGTGACGCTGCGGAAGAGGCCGTTGAGAACCATCCTGCTGCCGGTGCTATCTCGTGGTCACCGAACGTTCATCTGACGAATCTTCCAGATGAAGAGCAGCGGGAGATCGGTAACTTCGACGCGGAACACGACCACGGGACGGTTCGGCGTATTCAAGGCCAGTTGACGAAGAAAACGCAGGTTCGTCCGTTGTTCAAAACGGGCGTCTTCGAATGCCAGCGCTGTGGTGCGGTAACTGAAGTGCCACAGGGAAAGCAGGCGTTTCAGGAGCCACATCAGTGCAAGTCGTGTGAGCGGCAGGGTCCGTTCAAACTCGACGCGGCAGCGTCGGACAAGGTGAACCACCAGCTTGTACGCGTACAGATGCCGCCCGAGAAGGCCGCTGGTGGGACTGGAGAACATCTCGACGTGCAGCTCGAGGACGAGGTCGTCGAGAGTGCGGAGGTCGGTGACCGCGTCTCTGTGTCCGCTCGCCTGTCGATAGGCCCGCCGTCGGACGATAGCGACGGACCGCTCGGTGAGTGGCGCGCGGAAGCGGAGCACCTGGAACGCCAGGAGACCGACTGGGAAGACATCGAGGTCGGCGAGTACGAAGACGAGATTAAGGCGATTGCGGAGAGTGAGAATCCGCACGAGCAGATTGTCGGCAGTCTGATGCCGAGTCACGAAGGCGACGAGGACATCAAGCTCGCACTCGCGCTCCAGATGTTCTCCGGTGTCCCGAAGGAACTCCCTGACGGCAGCCGCACGCGCGGTGACTCTCACATCCTTCTGGTCGGCGACCCCGGCACGAACAAGTCCGGGCTCGTCGAGTACGTCACCGACATCGTGCCTCGCGGTGTCTACACGTCCGGGAAATCCGCAAGCGGCGCCGGCCTGACGGCTGCAGCCGTCCGCGACGAGTTCGGGGGTGGCGGCTGGAGTATCGAAGGCGGCGCTGTTGTCCGCGCGCACAAGGGCGTCGCGGGGATCGACGAATTCGACAAGATGGAAGACGACGACCGTAGCAGCCTCTTCGAGGCGCTTTCCAAGCAACAAATCTCGGTCGCGAAAGCCGGTATTTCCGCCACGCTACCCGCAAGGACGCGCGTACTCGCTGCAGCTAACCCGAGTCAAGGTCGCTTCGACCCCTACGCGCCCATCTCGGAACAGATTGACCTTGACCCTGCGATGGTGTCGCGATTCGACTTGATCTTCATCGTCACAGACGAACCAGACCGAGAAGATGACGCGGCGATCGTGAACGCGATGAACGAGGCCGCTCAGGTCGGCGCAAAGCTGGAACGCGACGATACCGTATCGGCCGAAGAGCGCGAGGCTGTCGAACCGGTGATCGACGAGGAAGTGCTGAAGGCGTATGTCGCGTACGCGCGGCAGAACGCCATTCCCGTTCTGACCGACGAGGCGCTCGAACGCGTTGAGGAGTTCTACGTTGAGCTGCGTTCGCAGGGTGTCGACGAAGACGATCCCGTCCCGGTCACCGCAAGGAAGGTCGAGGCGATTCACCGGCTCGCGGAGGCGTCGGCACGAATCCGGTTGAGCGACGATGCAACCGTGGAGGACGTCGAGCGAGCGATCTCCCTCGTTCGGTCGTGCCTCGAAGACATTGGCATCGACCCGGAGACCGGCGACTACGATGCCGACATGGTCGAAACCGGCCAGACAACCTCACAGCGCAAACGGATGGAGACGGTCAAGTCAGTAATCCAGTCGCTGGAGGACGAGTTCAAGCGGGGCGCACCGATAGAGGAGGTCGTGTTAACGTGCGAGGAGGCACAGGACCTGTCGCAGTCGAAGGTTGAGCAGACAATCGAGAAGCTGAAGCGCGAAGGGCAGGCGTACGACACGGGCGAGGACCACATTCGCCTCGCGTAG